The DNA region CGGTTTAAGAATTAATGCGGGCTATAGCCTATTTTATGTTAAAGAACCTGCTCTTGTACCATAAAGTTTTCTAAATCTTTATCGAGCTGTTTGAGTTTTTCTAACATAGGAGTTATATTGCTCAAATCTGATAAAGATAAATTTTTTAAAGCATATTGAAGCAATACCATGGCCATATAATCCTGAGTATCTTTACCCGGATATTGTTGCTTATATTGAAATAAAACGGTATTAATTTGTTTGGCCATTTTACGAATGGTTTCTTCTTCGCTTCGGGCAATAGTGAGCGGATAATACCTGTCGGCAATGTTAACGCGTATGGTAAATTTTTCTCCGTTCATTTTTTATTTGTTGGTCATAAGAGCTATACAATGGTCTATTTCCCGCACCAGATTATCTATTCGATGCTGCATCCTTTCTGTATCGCCTTTTTCAAGCATACTTAAAACACCAGCATCTTTTAATAATCTGATTTTTTCTTTACA from Bacteroidales bacterium includes:
- a CDS encoding cell division protein ZapA, with protein sequence MNGEKFTIRVNIADRYYPLTIARSEEETIRKMAKQINTVLFQYKQQYPGKDTQDYMAMVLLQYALKNLSLSDLSNITPMLEKLKQLDKDLENFMVQEQVL